A single genomic interval of Pomacea canaliculata isolate SZHN2017 linkage group LG5, ASM307304v1, whole genome shotgun sequence harbors:
- the LOC112564120 gene encoding sepiapterin reductase-like, producing the protein MTSKKAVCVITGASRGLGESIALNFAPKFSDGSVIILMARNKSALDNVLHRVQEKAPTVCVIAKEYDQGSLDNELFSSILSNALEEAGVQPADFEQALLVNNAGSIEPLVYIRNLLGVNEISKYFNSNVAGMIALTSTFVKIFPATLGVDRLVINISSLAAVQPLKSLSLYCAGKAARDMFFKVLAAEEENIRVLNYAPGPLVTDMADAIINTAEDDDLRHSMGDAKARNNLLTCDMSVQKLLQVLEKDTFQNGSHLDYYDV; encoded by the exons ATGACTTCAAAGAAAGCTGTCTGTGTCATAACAGGTGCCAGTCGTGGTCTAGGTGAAAGTATTGCTCTCAATTTTGCTCCTAAATTTTCAGATGGATCAGTCATTATTTTGATGGCACGAAACAAATCAGCTTTAGATAATGTTCTACATCGTGTGCAGGAAAAAGCTCCAACCGTGTGTGTCATCGCAAAAGAATATGACCAGGGCTCGCTGGACAATGAATTATTTTCGTCAATCCTCTCGAATGCACTTGAAGAGGCCGGCGTTCAGCCAGCGGATTTTGAGCAAGCACTTCTTGTGAACAATGCTGGAAGCATCGAGCCCTTAGTTTATATTCGAAATCTGCTAGGAGTGAATGAAATCAGCAAATACTTCAACAGTAATGTGGCGGGTATGATAGCGTTAACCTCTAcgtttgtgaaaatatttccaGCCACACTGGGAGTTGATCGACTTGTAATAAACATCAGCTCATTAGCTGCTGTTCAGCCGCTAAAAAGTCTTTCGTTATACTGTGCAG GAAAAGCAGCACGAGACATGTTTTTTAAGGTGCttgcagcagaagaagaaaatattcgTGTCTTGAATTATGCCCCAGGCCCGCTAGTTACTGACATGGCGGATGCAATCATAAACACTGCTGAAGATGATGATTTACGTCATTCAATGGGAG ATGCCAAGGCCAGAAACAACCTTCTGACATGTGACATGTCTGTTCAAAAGTTACTCCAAGTTTTGGAAAAAGACACCTTTCAAAATGGTTCACATCTAGATTATTATGATGTCTGA
- the LOC112564119 gene encoding beta-galactosidase-like isoform X1, producing the protein MAVTLHGFIAYLPLFLAVSVVGNTFTIDYNNSTFLKDGKPFRYVSGSIHYFRVHPYYWKDRFLKMRAAGINAVQTYVPWNMHEVVPDNYTFTGIVDLPKFLSLAHEAGLLVLLRLGPYICAEVEFGGLPAWLLTFNKDMIVRTSDPIYLARVDKWYSVLLTTIQPYLYENGGPIVMVQIENEYGSYFACDYDYLRFLYKKVRFVLGENVVVYTTDGNTDSYLRCGVINESYATVDFGVTYDPAAAFKAQRDYEPKGPLVNSEFYTGWLDHWGHPHSVQSETAVAKSLDLILAYGANVNLYMFEGGTNFGISGGGDDPPYMAATTSHDYDAPLNESGDVSPKYYAIRDIVSKYLELPPYPVPPDTLKASYGQTEMMFVSTVQDALSTLCPEGPIFSTYPLAMEDEKIKHYYGYILYRHKLETNIADGELFTKGVRDRGYVMVNQKPMGMLYRDEIIQVKVMGLAGQYLDIFVENQGRVGYGVAMNFMSKGIIYNVTLDGHLLSGWEIYPIHLEYIQKVERSNRFAPEVSISGTLETPSIYKGKINIPNTADQPRDTNLDMRPWVKGQAFINDFNVGRYWPQKGPQVTLYVPAPTMAIPGDNFLFVLELEYSPCSFNTSCSALFTSVPYLNAPPEPDDY; encoded by the exons ATGGCTGTTACACTACATGGGTTCATCGCTTACCTTCCATTGTTTTTGGCCGTCTCAGTT GTTGGCAATACTTTCACCATTGACTACAATAATTCGACATTCCTAAAGGATGGGAAGCCGTTCCGTTACGTGTCCGGAAGCATTCACTATTTCCGAGTGCATCCTTATTACTGGAAAGACAGATTTCTGAAAATGAGGGCAGCAGGAATAAACGCTGTACAAAC ATATGTCCCATGGAACATGCATGAAGTTGTGCCTGATAATTACACTTTCACTGGCATTGTTGATCTTCCAAAATTTCTCTCCCTTGCCCATGAGGCTGGACTGCTTGTGTTATTGCGACTTGGACCATACATATGTGCAGAAGTGGAGTTT GGAGGACTTCCAGCATGGCTGCTTACTTTCAATAAAGATATGATTGTGCGAACATCAGACCCAA TTTACCTTGCTCGTGTTGACAAATGGTACTCTGTTCTTCTGACAACTATCCAGCCCTACTTGTATGAAAATGGTGGTCCTATTGTTATGGTACAG ATTGAAAATGAATATGGCAGCTACTTTGCATGTGACTATGACTATCTGCGTTTCTTGTACAAGAAAGTTCGTTTTGTGCTGGGAGAAAATGTTGTTGTGTATACTACAGACGGCAATACTGATTCCTACCTAAGATGTGGTGTAATAAATGAGTCCTATGCCACAGTTGATTTTGGTGTCACAT ATGATCCAGCAGCTGCATTTAAGGCACAGAGGGACTATGAGCCAAAAGGACCTCTG GTAAACTCAGAATTCTACACTGGCTGGCTTGATCACTGGGGTCATCCACATTCAGTGCAAAGTGAAACAGCAGTGGCCAAGTCATTAGACCTGATATTAGCTTATGGTGCTAATGTAAACCT GTATATGTTTGAGGGAGGTACAAACTTTGGCATCTCAGGTGGGGGTGATGACCCACCGTATATGGCTGCCACCACAAGTCATGACTACGATGCCCCGCTTAATGAATCAGGCGATGTTTCTCCAAAGTACTATGCCATAAGAGACATTGTATCAAAG TATCTGGAGTTGCCACCTTATCCCGTTCCTCCTGACACCCTGAAAGCCAGCTACGGTCAAACAGAGATGATGTTT GTGTCCACTGTGCAAGATGCCTTGTCTACACTTTGTCCTGAAGGGCCCATATTCTCAACATATCCCTTGGCTATGGAGGATGAAAAGATCAAACAT TACTATGGGTACATCTTATATCGGCATAAGCTGGAGACTAATATAGCTGATGGAGAGCTGTTCACAAAAGGTGTGCGGGACCGAGGTTATGTTATGGTGAATCAg aAACCGATGGGCATGTTGTATAGAGATGAAATCATTCAGGTGAAGGTGATGGGGTTGGCAGGACAGTATCTGGACATATTTGTGGAGAATCAGGGACGTGTGGGCTACGGCGTGGCAATGAACTTCATGAGCAAA GGGATCATCTATAATGTGACACTTGATGGCCATCTTTTGTCAGGGTGGGAGATATACCCAATACATTTGGAATACATACAGAAAGTGGAGAGGTCTAACAG ATTTGCTCCTGAAGTTTCAATTTCTGGTACTCTTGAAACTCCATCTATATACAAGGGAAAAATCAACATTCCTAATACAGCAGATCAACCCCGAGATACAAACCTTGACATGAGGCCATGGGTCAAG GGCCAGGCCTTCATAAATGACTTCAATGTAGGTCGCTACTGGCCTCAGAAAGGACCTCAGGTAACACTTTATGTACCAGCTCCAACCATGGCAATACCAGGCGACAATTTCCTCTTTGTTCTAGAACTGGAGTACTCTCCTTGCAGCTTCAACACCTCTTGCTCTGCTTTATTTACATCTGTACCTTACCTTAATGCTCCACCTGAACCTGACGATTATTAG
- the LOC112564119 gene encoding beta-galactosidase-like isoform X3 codes for MRAAGINAVQTYVPWNMHEVVPDNYTFTGIVDLPKFLSLAHEAGLLVLLRLGPYICAEVEFGGLPAWLLTFNKDMIVRTSDPIYLARVDKWYSVLLTTIQPYLYENGGPIVMVQIENEYGSYFACDYDYLRFLYKKVRFVLGENVVVYTTDGNTDSYLRCGVINESYATVDFGVTYDPAAAFKAQRDYEPKGPLVNSEFYTGWLDHWGHPHSVQSETAVAKSLDLILAYGANVNLYMFEGGTNFGISGGGDDPPYMAATTSHDYDAPLNESGDVSPKYYAIRDIVSKYLELPPYPVPPDTLKASYGQTEMMFVSTVQDALSTLCPEGPIFSTYPLAMEDEKIKHYYGYILYRHKLETNIADGELFTKGVRDRGYVMVNQKPMGMLYRDEIIQVKVMGLAGQYLDIFVENQGRVGYGVAMNFMSKGIIYNVTLDGHLLSGWEIYPIHLEYIQKVERSNRFAPEVSISGTLETPSIYKGKINIPNTADQPRDTNLDMRPWVKGQAFINDFNVGRYWPQKGPQVTLYVPAPTMAIPGDNFLFVLELEYSPCSFNTSCSALFTSVPYLNAPPEPDDY; via the exons ATGAGGGCAGCAGGAATAAACGCTGTACAAAC ATATGTCCCATGGAACATGCATGAAGTTGTGCCTGATAATTACACTTTCACTGGCATTGTTGATCTTCCAAAATTTCTCTCCCTTGCCCATGAGGCTGGACTGCTTGTGTTATTGCGACTTGGACCATACATATGTGCAGAAGTGGAGTTT GGAGGACTTCCAGCATGGCTGCTTACTTTCAATAAAGATATGATTGTGCGAACATCAGACCCAA TTTACCTTGCTCGTGTTGACAAATGGTACTCTGTTCTTCTGACAACTATCCAGCCCTACTTGTATGAAAATGGTGGTCCTATTGTTATGGTACAG ATTGAAAATGAATATGGCAGCTACTTTGCATGTGACTATGACTATCTGCGTTTCTTGTACAAGAAAGTTCGTTTTGTGCTGGGAGAAAATGTTGTTGTGTATACTACAGACGGCAATACTGATTCCTACCTAAGATGTGGTGTAATAAATGAGTCCTATGCCACAGTTGATTTTGGTGTCACAT ATGATCCAGCAGCTGCATTTAAGGCACAGAGGGACTATGAGCCAAAAGGACCTCTG GTAAACTCAGAATTCTACACTGGCTGGCTTGATCACTGGGGTCATCCACATTCAGTGCAAAGTGAAACAGCAGTGGCCAAGTCATTAGACCTGATATTAGCTTATGGTGCTAATGTAAACCT GTATATGTTTGAGGGAGGTACAAACTTTGGCATCTCAGGTGGGGGTGATGACCCACCGTATATGGCTGCCACCACAAGTCATGACTACGATGCCCCGCTTAATGAATCAGGCGATGTTTCTCCAAAGTACTATGCCATAAGAGACATTGTATCAAAG TATCTGGAGTTGCCACCTTATCCCGTTCCTCCTGACACCCTGAAAGCCAGCTACGGTCAAACAGAGATGATGTTT GTGTCCACTGTGCAAGATGCCTTGTCTACACTTTGTCCTGAAGGGCCCATATTCTCAACATATCCCTTGGCTATGGAGGATGAAAAGATCAAACAT TACTATGGGTACATCTTATATCGGCATAAGCTGGAGACTAATATAGCTGATGGAGAGCTGTTCACAAAAGGTGTGCGGGACCGAGGTTATGTTATGGTGAATCAg aAACCGATGGGCATGTTGTATAGAGATGAAATCATTCAGGTGAAGGTGATGGGGTTGGCAGGACAGTATCTGGACATATTTGTGGAGAATCAGGGACGTGTGGGCTACGGCGTGGCAATGAACTTCATGAGCAAA GGGATCATCTATAATGTGACACTTGATGGCCATCTTTTGTCAGGGTGGGAGATATACCCAATACATTTGGAATACATACAGAAAGTGGAGAGGTCTAACAG ATTTGCTCCTGAAGTTTCAATTTCTGGTACTCTTGAAACTCCATCTATATACAAGGGAAAAATCAACATTCCTAATACAGCAGATCAACCCCGAGATACAAACCTTGACATGAGGCCATGGGTCAAG GGCCAGGCCTTCATAAATGACTTCAATGTAGGTCGCTACTGGCCTCAGAAAGGACCTCAGGTAACACTTTATGTACCAGCTCCAACCATGGCAATACCAGGCGACAATTTCCTCTTTGTTCTAGAACTGGAGTACTCTCCTTGCAGCTTCAACACCTCTTGCTCTGCTTTATTTACATCTGTACCTTACCTTAATGCTCCACCTGAACCTGACGATTATTAG
- the LOC112564118 gene encoding beta-galactosidase-like yields MEVCRVFVAGKILLVFLTVIFGFAECRNFTIDYANNTFAKDGIPFRYVSGSIHYQRIHPDYWQDRLMKIRASGLNAIQTYVPWNVHEVAPDQYNFTGWSDLPRFLSLANEQGLVVLLRLGPYICGEWEFGGFPAWLPTLKKNMILRSSDPTYLDRVDKWFTVLLTTVKPFLYENGGPVVMVQIENEYGSYFTCDSNYMHFLYNKVRLILGNNIVVYTTDGDGDGYLKCGTIKEAYATVDFGITFNPENAFKPQRDHEPKGPLVNSEFYTGWLDHWGSSHSTTKITDVAKSLDMLLNYGANVNMYMFEGGTNFGFMNGANGPSLQPVPTSYDYDAPLNESGDATEKFYAVRDIVSKYLVLPPGPVPPDTLKGNYGQTNMVFVSTIQDALSTLCPEGPINSIYPLSMEEVQHYYGFILYRYKLKTSVQNGLLETDGVRDRGYVMVDQLPMGILNRNIVTKVNVTGSPLQYLDILVENQGRIGYSSSINNNTKGIISNVTLNGEVLTGWEIYPIHFEYIVAVSKSLLRSRPKVSGNLKTPSIYKGKINIIDAPDEPRDTFLDMRPWVKGQAFVNNFNLGRYWPLEGPQVTLYVPAPELKKAGDNELFLFELENSPCDNSDSCSVTFTDTPYINAPPHPKKTFKQ; encoded by the exons ATGGAAGTGTGCAGGGTGTTCGTTGCTGGAAAGATTTTACTAGTTTTCCTTACAGTTATCTTTGGTTTT gcGGAGTGTAGGAACTTTACCATTGATTATGCAAACAACACTTTTGCGAAAGATGGAATCCCTTTCCGCTATGTGTCGGGTAGCATCCATTACCAACGAATTCATCCAGATTACTGGCAAGACAGGTTGATGAAGATTAGAGCAAGTGGTCTCAATGCAATTCAAAC CTATGTACCATGGAACGTACATGAGGTGGCTCCTGATCAATACAACTTCACAGGATGGTCAGACCTTCCTCGATTTTTGAGCTTGGCTAATGAGCAGGGTTTGGTTGTGCTTTTAAGGCTAGGACCATACATATGTGGTGAATGGGAGTTT GGTGGGTTTCCAGCTTGGCTtccaacattaaaaaagaacatGATTCTACGCTCGTCAGATCCTA CATACCTGGACCGAGTGGACAAATGGTTTACAGTTTTGCTGACTACTGTAAAACCATTCTTATATGAAAATGGTGGACCAGTTGTTATGGTTCAG ATTGAGAATGAATATGGGAGCTACTTCACGTGTGATAGCAATTACATGcattttctctacaacaaaGTGCGCCTCATTCTTGGCAACAACATTGTTGTCTACACAACTGATGGTGATGGGGATGGTTATCTCAAATGTGGCACTATTAAAGAAGCATATGCCACTGTCGACTTTGGTATTACGT TCAATCCAGAAAATGCTTTTAAGCCTCAAAGGGATCATGAGCCAAAAGGTCCTTTG GTGAACTCTGAGTTTTATACAGGTTGGTTGGACCACTGGGGCAGTAGccattcaacaacaaaaataacagatgTTGCCAAGTCTTTGGACATGCTACTAAACTATGGGGCCAATGTTAACAT GTACATGTTTGAAGGTGGAACTAACTTTGGCTTCATGAATGGGGCAAATGGCCCATCCCTCCAACCTGTACCAACAAGTTACGATTATGATGCTCCACTGAACGAATCAGGGGATGCCACAGAGAAATTTTATGCTGTCAGAGACATTGTATCAAAG TATTTAGTTCTTCCACCTGGACCTGTGCCTCCAGATACACTAAAGGGAAATTATGGACAGACTAATATGGTGTTT GTATCTACTATTCAAGATGCCTTGTCCACACTGTGTCCAGAGGGTCCTATAAACTCTATTTACCCTCTGTCAATGGAAGAAGTTCAGCAT tacTATGGCTTTATCCTGTATCGATATAAGTTGAAAACCAGTGTGCAAAATGGACTTCTGGAAACAGACGGAGTCAGAGATCGGGGTTATGTAATGGTAGACCAG ctACCAATGGGAATTTTAAACCGAAACATAGTAACAAAGGTCAACGTAACAGGATCACCTCTGCAGTATCTTGACATTCTTGTTGAAAATCAAGGACGTATTGGTTATTCTTCATCAATCAATAACAATACAAAG GGTATAATTTCTAATGTCACACTTAATGGTGAGGTGCTTACTGGATGGGAAATCTATCCTATTCACTTTGAATACATTGTAGCTGTGTCCAAATCTTTGCTAAG GTCAAGGCCTAAAGTGTCAGGAAATCTGAAGACGCCTTCAATATATAAGGGCAAAATTAATATAATTGATGCACCAGATGAACCCAGAGACACCTTTTTGGATATGAGACCTTGGGTAAAG GGTCAGGCATTTGTGAATAACTTTAATCTGGGTCGTTACTGGCCTCTGGAAGGTCCCCAGGTTACTTTATATGTTCCAGCCCCAGAGCTGAAAAAAGCAGGAGACAATGAGCTGTTTCTTTTTGAACTTGAAAACTCTCCATGTGATAATAGTGATTCCTGTTCAGTAACCTTCACTGACACTCCATACATCAATGCTCCACCTCATccaaaaaaaactttcaagcaGTAA
- the LOC112564119 gene encoding beta-galactosidase-like isoform X2, with amino-acid sequence MAVTLHGFIAYLPLFLAVSVVGNTFTIDYNNSTFLKDGKPFRYVSGSIHYFRVHPYYWKDRFLKMRAAGINAVQTYVPWNMHEVVPDNYTFTGIVDLPKFLSLAHEAGLLVLLRLGPYICAEVEFGGLPAWLLTFNKDMIVRTSDPIYLARVDKWYSVLLTTIQPYLYENGGPIVMVQIENEYGSYFACDYDYLRFLYKKVRFVLGENVVVYTTDGNTDSYLRCGVINESYATVDFGVTYDPAAAFKAQRDYEPKGPLVNSEFYTGWLDHWGHPHSVQSETAVAKSLDLILAYGANVNLFLFEGGTNFGFWNGGDEPPYMTSVTSRDYDAPLNESGDVTPKFYAVRDIVSKYLELPPYPVPPDTLKASYGQTEMMFVSTVQDALSTLCPEGPIFSTYPLAMEDEKIKHYYGYILYRHKLETNIADGELFTKGVRDRGYVMVNQKPMGMLYRDEIIQVKVMGLAGQYLDIFVENQGRVGYGVAMNFMSKGIIYNVTLDGHLLSGWEIYPIHLEYIQKVERSNRFAPEVSISGTLETPSIYKGKINIPNTADQPRDTNLDMRPWVKGQAFINDFNVGRYWPQKGPQVTLYVPAPTMAIPGDNFLFVLELEYSPCSFNTSCSALFTSVPYLNAPPEPDDY; translated from the exons ATGGCTGTTACACTACATGGGTTCATCGCTTACCTTCCATTGTTTTTGGCCGTCTCAGTT GTTGGCAATACTTTCACCATTGACTACAATAATTCGACATTCCTAAAGGATGGGAAGCCGTTCCGTTACGTGTCCGGAAGCATTCACTATTTCCGAGTGCATCCTTATTACTGGAAAGACAGATTTCTGAAAATGAGGGCAGCAGGAATAAACGCTGTACAAAC ATATGTCCCATGGAACATGCATGAAGTTGTGCCTGATAATTACACTTTCACTGGCATTGTTGATCTTCCAAAATTTCTCTCCCTTGCCCATGAGGCTGGACTGCTTGTGTTATTGCGACTTGGACCATACATATGTGCAGAAGTGGAGTTT GGAGGACTTCCAGCATGGCTGCTTACTTTCAATAAAGATATGATTGTGCGAACATCAGACCCAA TTTACCTTGCTCGTGTTGACAAATGGTACTCTGTTCTTCTGACAACTATCCAGCCCTACTTGTATGAAAATGGTGGTCCTATTGTTATGGTACAG ATTGAAAATGAATATGGCAGCTACTTTGCATGTGACTATGACTATCTGCGTTTCTTGTACAAGAAAGTTCGTTTTGTGCTGGGAGAAAATGTTGTTGTGTATACTACAGACGGCAATACTGATTCCTACCTAAGATGTGGTGTAATAAATGAGTCCTATGCCACAGTTGATTTTGGTGTCACAT ATGATCCAGCAGCTGCATTTAAGGCACAGAGGGACTATGAGCCAAAAGGACCTCTG GTAAACTCAGAATTCTACACTGGCTGGCTTGATCACTGGGGTCATCCACATTCAGTGCAAAGTGAAACAGCAGTGGCCAAGTCATTAGACCTGATATTAGCTTATGGTGCTAATGTAAACCT GTTTTTATTTGAGGGAGGTACAAACTTTGGCTTCTGGAATGGGGGTGATGAACCACCATACATGACCTCTGTAACCAGTCGTGACTACGATGCCCCACTCAATGAGTCAGGCGATGTCACTCCAAAATTCTATGCAGTTAGAGACATTGTGTCTAAG TATCTGGAGTTGCCACCTTATCCCGTTCCTCCTGACACCCTGAAAGCCAGCTACGGTCAAACAGAGATGATGTTT GTGTCCACTGTGCAAGATGCCTTGTCTACACTTTGTCCTGAAGGGCCCATATTCTCAACATATCCCTTGGCTATGGAGGATGAAAAGATCAAACAT TACTATGGGTACATCTTATATCGGCATAAGCTGGAGACTAATATAGCTGATGGAGAGCTGTTCACAAAAGGTGTGCGGGACCGAGGTTATGTTATGGTGAATCAg aAACCGATGGGCATGTTGTATAGAGATGAAATCATTCAGGTGAAGGTGATGGGGTTGGCAGGACAGTATCTGGACATATTTGTGGAGAATCAGGGACGTGTGGGCTACGGCGTGGCAATGAACTTCATGAGCAAA GGGATCATCTATAATGTGACACTTGATGGCCATCTTTTGTCAGGGTGGGAGATATACCCAATACATTTGGAATACATACAGAAAGTGGAGAGGTCTAACAG ATTTGCTCCTGAAGTTTCAATTTCTGGTACTCTTGAAACTCCATCTATATACAAGGGAAAAATCAACATTCCTAATACAGCAGATCAACCCCGAGATACAAACCTTGACATGAGGCCATGGGTCAAG GGCCAGGCCTTCATAAATGACTTCAATGTAGGTCGCTACTGGCCTCAGAAAGGACCTCAGGTAACACTTTATGTACCAGCTCCAACCATGGCAATACCAGGCGACAATTTCCTCTTTGTTCTAGAACTGGAGTACTCTCCTTGCAGCTTCAACACCTCTTGCTCTGCTTTATTTACATCTGTACCTTACCTTAATGCTCCACCTGAACCTGACGATTATTAG